CATTTGTCCCACACCGAGTTCATGCCGGCGAAGTGCGCGTCGATGTCCTTCAGGTAAATCGTCACCGACAGCAGGCGGCTCTTGTCGGTCCCGGCCAGGTCGAGCAGTCGCTCGATATTGGCCAGTGTCTCGCGCGTCTGCTGTTCGATACCGGCACTCATGTCGTCGCCGACCTGCCCTGCCAGGTAAACGGTGCCGTTGTGCACGACAACCTGACTCATGCGGTCATTGGTGAGCTGGCGCTGGATTGCCATGTTTCGCGGACTCCTGGGGTTTGCTGCCATAACGGGAAATATCGAGGCCTTCGGCGCTGATCTGTGGCTTTTTCTTTGCCATCAGGTCCGCGAGAAGGCGACCGGAACCACAGGCCATGGTCCAACCGAGGGTGCCGTGGCCGGTGTTCAGGAACAGGTTCTTGAACGGCGTCGCCCCAACGATCGGCGTGCCGTCCGGAGTGGTCGGGCGCAGGCCGGTCCAGAAACTGGCCTGGGCCAAATCGCCGCCCTGAGGATAAAGGTCGTTGACGATCATCTCCAGGGTTTCGCGCCGGCGCGGGTTGAGCGAGAGGTCAAAACCGGCGATTTCCGCCATGCCGCCAACGCGGATACGGTTGTCGAACCGGGTGATCGCGACCTTGTAGGTTTCGTCGAGGATGGTTGAAGTCGGTGCCATCGCCGGGTTGGTGATCGGCACGGTCAGGGAGTAACCCTTGAGCGGATACACCGGCGCACGGATACCCAGCGGCTTGAGCAGTTGCGGCGAGTAGCTGCCAAGCGCCAGGACATAACGGTCGGCGGTTTCCAGCTTGCCATCGATCCACACGCCATTGATTCGGTCGCCGGCGAAATCCAGGCGCTCGATGTTCTGGTCGAAACGAAATTGCACGCCGAGCTTCACGGCCATTTCCGCCAGGCGAGTGGTGAACATCTGGCAATCGCCGGTCTGGTCATTGGGCAGGCGCAGGGCACCGGCAAGGATATCGGTGACATTCGCCAGGGCCGGTTCGACGCGGGCGATGCCTTCGCGATCGAGGACTTCGAACGGTACGCCGGATTCCTTCAGAACAGCGATGTCCTTGGCCGCGCCATCAAGCTGGGCCTGGGTGCGGAACAGTTGGGTAGTGCCGAGGCTGCGGCCTTCGTAGGCGATGCCGGTTTCGGCGCGCAGTTCATCGAGGCAGTCACGGCTGTACTCGGAAAGCCGGACCATGCGCTCCTTGTTGATGGCATAGCGGCTGGCGGTGCAATTGCGCAGCATCTGCGCCATCCACAAGTATTGGTCGATGTCGGCAGTGGCCTTGATCGCCAGCGGTGCGTGACGCTGAAGCAGCCACTTGATGGCCTTGAGCGGCACGCCCGGCGCGGCCCACGGCGAGGCGTAACCCGGCGATACCTGGCCGGCATTGGCGAAACTGGTTTCCATGGCAGGCGCCGGCTGACGGTCGACCACCACCACTTCAAACCCGGCACGCGCCAGATAATAAGCACTGACGGTACCGATGACGCCGCTACCCAAGACCAGAACGCGCATGTTGAAACCCTCATCGCGGATAACCGCTGACGTTTGTTGTACAAACCTTAGATGCGCGCAGTGTAAAAAAGATCAGCCAGTGCTTTTCACTATATAAATGCCTATATTTGGCGAGAATTCTCGGCAAGAACCCTTTTCACGGAGGCGCATCACCTGTGCGGACCAACACTCAGACCAAACGCGAGCTGGACAAGATCGACCGCAACATCCTGCGCATCCTTCAGGCGGACGGGCGAATTTCCTTCACCGAACTGGGCGAAAAGGTCGGCCTCTCCACCACGCCGTGCACGGAGCGGGTGCGACGGCTGGAGCGCGAAGGCATCATCATGGGCTACAACGCCCGGCTCAATCCGCAACACCTGAAGGGTAGCCTGCTGGTGTTCGTCGAGATCAGCCTGGACTACAAATCCGGCGACACCTTCGAAGAGTTCCGACGCGCGGTGCTGAAATTGCCTCATGTGCTCGAATGTCACCTCGTGTCGGGGGACTTCGACTATCTGGTGAAGGCACGGATCTCCGAGATGGCCTCGTACCGCAAGCTGCTGGGCGACATCCTGCTCAAGCTGCCCCATGTGCGCGAGTCCAAGAGCTACATCGTGATGGAAGAAGTGAAAGAGAGCCTGAACCTGCCGATTCCGGATTGAGTCTGGCTCCAGGCCGCTATCGCGAGCAAGCTCGCTCCCACACAGGTAGGTGGCGAACGCTTTCTTGCGAACAACGGAGATCCCTTGTGGGAGCGAGCTTGCTCGCGAAGGCGGCGACCCGGTATCCCTGGCAGTTAAACCAACACCTGCCGAGTGCTGGCCATGTACTCATGGATCTGCTTCTCGACGCGCGGATGGATCAACTCCACCGGCCGCCGGCCATTGGGGCACGGCAAGGTCGCCGTGGTGCCGAACAGCCGGCAGATCAACGGCCGCTCGTCATACACCGTGCAGCCGTTCGGCCCCAGGTGTACGCAATCGAGCGCTTCCAACGCCGCGTCCTGCTCGGCGCGGCTCTTGCGCGGCAGGCGGGCCATTTCCTCGGGCGAGGTGGTCACCGGACCGCAGCAGTCGTGGCAGCCCGGAACGCACTCAAACGTCGGAATCTGCTGACGCAACGTACGGATTTTTTGACTGTTGCAGCTCATCGAGGCGATTACCGGATCGGGACAGCCCCGGATTCTGCCTTAAAAGCCGCAGGCCAGACAGCACCAGCCGACCAGTGTTGCCGACCGGGGAAAGCACGGCTTATGCTCCGTAAAATTTCTCAAACACAAAAATCAGGATTACGCACATGAACGCCCGTGTTCAGCAACCTGTCCCCAGCCACGCGCACGCCGCCTCTTATTACGCCGCCAGCAGCCTGCCGCAGCCGGACCATCCGGCGCTGCAAGGCGAGTTGGTAGCGGACGTCTGCGTGGTGGGCGGAGGGTTCTCCGGGTTGAACACAGCCATCGAACTGGCCGAGCGCGGCATGAGCGTGGTCCTGCTTGAAGCACACAAAATCGGCTGGGGCGCCAGCGGACGCAACGGCGGCCAGCTGATTCGCGGCGTTGGCCACGGTCTCGATCAGTTCGCTCCTGTCGTCGGCACCGAGGGCGTCCGTCAGATGAAACTGATGGGGCTCGAGGCGGTGGAAATCGTCCGACAGCGGGTCGAGCGTTTTCAGATTGCTTGCGACCTGACTTGGGGTTATTGCGACCTCGCCAACAAACCCGGCGACCTCGAGGGCTTTGCCGAAGACGCCGAAGAGCTCCGCAGCCTGGGCTATCGCTACGAGACCCGGCTGCTGCAGGCCGATGAGATGCATAGCGTGGTGGGCTCGGACCGCTACGTTGGCGGCCTGATCGACATGGGTTCGGGGCATCTGCATCCGCTCAACCTGGCGCTGGGCGAAGCGGCCGCTGCGCAACAACTGGGGGTCCGACTGTTCGAGGGATCGGCTGTTACCCGCATTGACTATGGGCCGCAGGTGAAAATCCACACCTCTCAAGGTTCGCTCCGCGCCAATACCCTGGTGCTGGGCTGCAACGCCTATCTCAACGGCCTGAACCAGGAATTGAGTGGAAAAGTATTGCCCGCCGGCAGCTACATCATCGCCACCGAACCACTGAGCGAAGCCCAGGCTCAAGCCCTGTTGCCGCAGAATATGGCCGTCTGTGACCAACGAGTGGCATTGGATTACTACCGACTTTCGGCAGATCGGCGCTTGTTGTTCGGCGGCGCTTGTCATTATTCGGGGCGTGATCCGCAGGACATTGGCGCTTATATGCGTCCGAAAATGCTCAAGGTGTTCCCGCAACTGGCGGACGTGAAAATCGATTATCAGTGGGGCGGGATGATTGGCATCGGCGCCAATCGCCTGCCGCAGATTGGCAGGCTGAAAGACCAGCCGAACGTGTATTACGCCCAGGCCTATTCCGGTCATGGCGTGAACGCCACACACCTGGCGGGCAAACTGTTGGCTGAGGCGATCAGCGGACAGCAGGGCGGCGGTTTCGACCTGTTTGCCCGGGTACCGCACATGACCTTCCCGGGCGGCAAGCATTTGCGCTCGCCATTGCTGGCGCTGGGGATGTTGTGGCATCGGTTGAAAGAACTGATGTAACCGTGGCGAGGGAGCTTGCTCCCGCTGGGTTGCGTAGCAGCCCCAAACTCTGGCGGTCGCTGCGCAACCGAGCGGGAGCAAGCTCCCTCGCCACAGTTTTCTTATCGATTCAAAGCCGCCAGAACGGCTTCAGGCCTTCCGCCCGTGCCTGCTCCCGGCTCAGCCCGATGTCACGCAACTGTTCGGTCGACAGATCCAGCAAGGCTTTGCGTGTATGCAAACGATGCCAGAACAGGCCCCAGCGACTCAGGTCGGCTGGAGCATTGCGCAAATCCCCGCTACGCAGCCCCTTCTCCTGCCCCGCCACCAGTTCCTGACTGTGTAACGTCAGCCGCACATCGCTCAAGCCGTTCATTTTGATCGCTCCTGTTTACTTGGGTAGCCAGAGGTTTCATGATGCGTGGACGG
This genomic interval from Pseudomonas alvandae contains the following:
- a CDS encoding RidA family protein codes for the protein MAIQRQLTNDRMSQVVVHNGTVYLAGQVGDDMSAGIEQQTRETLANIERLLDLAGTDKSRLLSVTIYLKDIDAHFAGMNSVWDKWLPKGVAPARATVEAKLCEPQILVELSVVAALP
- the dadA gene encoding D-amino acid dehydrogenase, which translates into the protein MRVLVLGSGVIGTVSAYYLARAGFEVVVVDRQPAPAMETSFANAGQVSPGYASPWAAPGVPLKAIKWLLQRHAPLAIKATADIDQYLWMAQMLRNCTASRYAINKERMVRLSEYSRDCLDELRAETGIAYEGRSLGTTQLFRTQAQLDGAAKDIAVLKESGVPFEVLDREGIARVEPALANVTDILAGALRLPNDQTGDCQMFTTRLAEMAVKLGVQFRFDQNIERLDFAGDRINGVWIDGKLETADRYVLALGSYSPQLLKPLGIRAPVYPLKGYSLTVPITNPAMAPTSTILDETYKVAITRFDNRIRVGGMAEIAGFDLSLNPRRRETLEMIVNDLYPQGGDLAQASFWTGLRPTTPDGTPIVGATPFKNLFLNTGHGTLGWTMACGSGRLLADLMAKKKPQISAEGLDISRYGSKPQESAKHGNPAPAHQ
- a CDS encoding Lrp/AsnC ligand binding domain-containing protein; translation: MRTNTQTKRELDKIDRNILRILQADGRISFTELGEKVGLSTTPCTERVRRLEREGIIMGYNARLNPQHLKGSLLVFVEISLDYKSGDTFEEFRRAVLKLPHVLECHLVSGDFDYLVKARISEMASYRKLLGDILLKLPHVRESKSYIVMEEVKESLNLPIPD
- a CDS encoding YkgJ family cysteine cluster protein; its protein translation is MSCNSQKIRTLRQQIPTFECVPGCHDCCGPVTTSPEEMARLPRKSRAEQDAALEALDCVHLGPNGCTVYDERPLICRLFGTTATLPCPNGRRPVELIHPRVEKQIHEYMASTRQVLV
- a CDS encoding NAD(P)/FAD-dependent oxidoreductase, which encodes MNARVQQPVPSHAHAASYYAASSLPQPDHPALQGELVADVCVVGGGFSGLNTAIELAERGMSVVLLEAHKIGWGASGRNGGQLIRGVGHGLDQFAPVVGTEGVRQMKLMGLEAVEIVRQRVERFQIACDLTWGYCDLANKPGDLEGFAEDAEELRSLGYRYETRLLQADEMHSVVGSDRYVGGLIDMGSGHLHPLNLALGEAAAAQQLGVRLFEGSAVTRIDYGPQVKIHTSQGSLRANTLVLGCNAYLNGLNQELSGKVLPAGSYIIATEPLSEAQAQALLPQNMAVCDQRVALDYYRLSADRRLLFGGACHYSGRDPQDIGAYMRPKMLKVFPQLADVKIDYQWGGMIGIGANRLPQIGRLKDQPNVYYAQAYSGHGVNATHLAGKLLAEAISGQQGGGFDLFARVPHMTFPGGKHLRSPLLALGMLWHRLKELM
- a CDS encoding DUF1127 domain-containing protein; translation: MNGLSDVRLTLHSQELVAGQEKGLRSGDLRNAPADLSRWGLFWHRLHTRKALLDLSTEQLRDIGLSREQARAEGLKPFWRL